In Paenibacillus sp. 1781tsa1, one DNA window encodes the following:
- the guaB gene encoding IMP dehydrogenase, with amino-acid sequence MWEDKFGKEGLTFDDVLLVPRKSETLPKEVDVSVRLSDTVKLNIPLISAGMDTVTEATLAIAIAREGGIGIIHKNMSVEQQAEEVDRVKRSESGVITNPFSLTADHLVSDAEEVMAKYRISGVPIIEGDQKLVGILTNRDLRFIHDYGIKISEVMTRENLVTAPVGTTLQEAEGILQKHKIEKLPLVDETNTLKGLITIKDIEKAIQFPHAAKDAQGRLLVGAAIGISKDTFERADALVQAGVDLITVDSAHGHHINIIEAVRQLRERFPSLTIVAGNVATGEATRDLIEAGASVVKVGIGPGSICTTRVIAGIGVPQVTAVYDCATVAREYGVPIIADGGIKYSGEITKALAAGAHAVMLGSLFAGTAESPGETEIFQGRSYKVYRGMGSMAAMKQGSKDRYFQDDDKKLVPEGIEGRVAYKGPLSDTIHQLIGGLRSGMGYCGTSNLEQLRNDTGFIRITGAGLRESHPHDVQITKEAPNYSL; translated from the coding sequence GTGTGGGAAGATAAATTTGGTAAGGAAGGCCTCACCTTTGATGATGTATTGCTAGTGCCACGGAAATCCGAGACACTGCCTAAAGAAGTAGATGTATCTGTTCGTTTAAGCGACACTGTGAAGTTAAATATTCCTTTGATTAGTGCAGGAATGGATACGGTAACTGAAGCGACATTGGCTATTGCCATTGCACGCGAAGGCGGTATCGGTATCATTCATAAAAATATGTCTGTTGAACAACAGGCTGAAGAAGTAGATCGGGTTAAACGTTCAGAGAGTGGTGTAATTACGAATCCATTCTCACTCACAGCAGACCATCTGGTATCTGATGCAGAAGAAGTTATGGCAAAATATCGGATCTCCGGCGTGCCTATTATTGAAGGAGATCAGAAGCTGGTTGGTATTTTGACCAACCGTGATTTGCGTTTTATCCATGATTACGGCATCAAAATTAGCGAAGTCATGACTCGTGAGAATCTGGTTACCGCTCCTGTAGGTACTACACTGCAAGAAGCTGAAGGTATCCTTCAGAAACACAAGATTGAGAAACTTCCATTAGTTGATGAGACGAACACGTTGAAAGGTCTTATCACTATTAAAGATATCGAGAAAGCCATTCAATTCCCTCATGCAGCCAAAGATGCTCAAGGTCGTTTGTTAGTTGGTGCAGCGATTGGTATTTCCAAAGATACATTTGAACGTGCAGATGCTTTGGTACAAGCTGGTGTTGACTTGATCACGGTAGACTCGGCTCACGGACACCACATTAATATCATTGAAGCGGTACGTCAGCTTCGTGAACGTTTCCCTAGCCTGACCATCGTTGCAGGTAACGTTGCTACTGGTGAAGCCACTCGTGACCTGATCGAAGCAGGGGCTTCGGTAGTCAAAGTGGGTATTGGTCCAGGTTCGATTTGTACAACACGTGTAATCGCTGGTATTGGTGTACCTCAAGTAACTGCAGTTTACGATTGTGCAACAGTGGCACGTGAATATGGAGTTCCGATTATTGCGGACGGCGGAATTAAGTATTCCGGTGAAATTACGAAGGCACTGGCTGCAGGTGCACACGCGGTTATGCTGGGAAGCTTGTTTGCCGGTACAGCGGAAAGCCCGGGGGAAACTGAGATTTTCCAAGGACGTAGCTACAAAGTTTATCGCGGTATGGGATCAATGGCTGCAATGAAACAAGGTAGTAAAGATCGTTATTTCCAGGATGACGACAAGAAACTGGTTCCAGAAGGAATTGAGGGTCGTGTCGCTTACAAAGGTCCATTGTCCGATACGATTCACCAACTGATTGGTGGTCTGCGTTCCGGTATGGGTTACTGCGGTACAAGCAACCTGGAGCAACTTCGGAACGATACTGGCTTTATTCGCATTACAGGTGCGGGACTGCGCGAAAGTCATCCGCATGATGTACAGATCACAAAAGAAGCACCTAACTACTCGTTGTAA
- a CDS encoding D-alanyl-D-alanine carboxypeptidase family protein, which produces MKAKHMNKKKRQMLKKSVASVMLINMLCMSAVMPVMAAANDSGQVLTAAATTTKTEKAVQVPGVDSLGLEVRSAVLMEASTGQILLNVDADKAMPPASMTKMMTEYIVAEQVKQGKLSWDDIVTVKKNAAQSVGSRIFLAEGDQHTVKDLYIAMAVGSANDATVALAEHVAGSEEDFVKMMNDEAKRMGMKDTFFINSSGLDRADMPADFRPAEDKETVMSALDAAILCRYIIMDHPDYKDFTTIQSYKFRPNDKAPIINYNWMLEANKNITNFKSYAYEGLDGMKTGHTTNAGNNFTGTAERNGMRLISVVMGTDSESARFRETKKVLDFGFNNFEVKQAVAGKTKVTGWEAVPLKKGKETTVPVVTDNAVSFVVPKGTQNLDVTFKANVTEADKLVAPIKAGTKVGTVTYTYKADGIEPQEKTVNLITAEEADKGGWFRLFFRAVKDFFVDLFDGIKNLF; this is translated from the coding sequence TTGAAAGCCAAACACATGAATAAGAAGAAACGCCAAATGCTCAAAAAGAGCGTAGCCTCGGTAATGCTAATTAACATGCTTTGCATGTCTGCAGTAATGCCAGTCATGGCTGCTGCGAACGACTCTGGGCAGGTCCTGACTGCAGCAGCAACAACAACGAAGACGGAGAAAGCGGTACAGGTTCCTGGGGTAGACTCACTTGGGCTTGAGGTTAGGTCAGCGGTTCTTATGGAGGCATCAACGGGTCAAATTTTGCTCAATGTCGATGCAGATAAAGCCATGCCACCTGCCAGTATGACTAAAATGATGACAGAGTACATTGTCGCTGAACAAGTCAAACAAGGCAAACTCAGCTGGGACGATATTGTAACTGTTAAAAAGAATGCTGCACAAAGTGTCGGATCGCGTATTTTCCTCGCGGAAGGTGACCAGCACACAGTTAAGGATCTCTATATTGCCATGGCTGTTGGCTCTGCCAATGATGCTACGGTTGCTTTGGCTGAACATGTTGCAGGTTCGGAAGAAGATTTCGTGAAAATGATGAATGATGAAGCGAAGCGTATGGGTATGAAGGATACGTTCTTCATCAACTCTTCCGGTCTCGATCGAGCAGATATGCCTGCCGACTTCCGTCCAGCTGAAGACAAAGAAACAGTCATGTCCGCACTGGATGCTGCAATTCTGTGCAGATATATCATCATGGATCACCCAGACTACAAAGATTTTACAACCATTCAATCTTATAAGTTCCGTCCAAACGATAAAGCGCCAATTATTAATTACAACTGGATGCTGGAAGCGAATAAAAATATAACCAACTTCAAAAGCTATGCCTATGAAGGTCTGGATGGAATGAAAACAGGCCATACCACGAATGCAGGTAATAATTTTACAGGTACAGCGGAACGTAACGGTATGCGTCTAATTAGTGTTGTTATGGGCACAGATTCGGAATCCGCACGTTTCAGAGAAACTAAAAAGGTGTTGGACTTTGGATTTAACAACTTTGAAGTGAAGCAGGCTGTCGCAGGCAAGACCAAAGTGACGGGCTGGGAAGCTGTACCTTTGAAAAAAGGTAAAGAAACAACCGTTCCTGTCGTAACAGATAATGCGGTTAGTTTCGTTGTACCCAAAGGTACTCAGAACCTGGATGTGACGTTTAAAGCCAACGTAACTGAGGCGGACAAGCTGGTAGCACCAATCAAAGCAGGTACGAAGGTTGGTACAGTAACGTACACGTATAAAGCAGATGGAATTGAGCCTCAGGAAAAAACAGTGAACTTGATTACAGCCGAAGAGGCCGATAAAGGCGGATGGTTCCGTCTGTTCTTCCGTGCTGTTAAAGATTTCTTCGTGGATCTCTTTGACGGGATCAAAAACCTGTTTTAG
- the pdxT gene encoding pyridoxal 5'-phosphate synthase glutaminase subunit PdxT translates to MKIGVLALQGAVTEHIRSIERAGAEGVAIKQVQQLDDLDGLILPGGESTTIGKLMRKYGFMDAIRAFAAEGKPVFGTCAGLIVMAKHITGQEEAHLELMDMTVSRNAFGRQRESFETDLPVKGIEETVRAVFIRAPLIESVGDQVEVLSTYNDEIVTARQGHLLACSYHPELTDDYRLHAYFVDMAKSYKHAVDPK, encoded by the coding sequence ATGAAGATCGGCGTATTAGCACTTCAAGGGGCTGTCACAGAGCATATACGGAGTATTGAACGCGCTGGAGCAGAAGGTGTGGCTATCAAACAGGTTCAGCAATTGGATGATCTGGATGGTCTTATCCTTCCTGGCGGGGAAAGTACAACGATTGGCAAACTGATGCGTAAGTATGGGTTTATGGATGCCATTCGAGCCTTTGCTGCCGAGGGCAAACCGGTATTTGGTACCTGTGCTGGTTTAATCGTTATGGCTAAGCACATCACAGGACAGGAAGAGGCTCATTTGGAGCTAATGGATATGACTGTATCCCGAAATGCATTTGGACGGCAGAGAGAAAGTTTCGAAACAGACTTGCCGGTCAAAGGCATTGAGGAAACGGTGAGAGCTGTGTTTATCCGGGCTCCCTTGATTGAGAGTGTGGGAGACCAGGTAGAGGTTCTCTCTACTTACAATGATGAGATTGTTACAGCTCGTCAGGGACATTTACTGGCTTGCTCGTATCATCCGGAGTTAACGGATGACTATCGTCTGCATGCTTATTTTGTAGACATGGCCAAGTCCTACAAACACGCGGTAGACCCTAAATAG
- the serS gene encoding serine--tRNA ligase gives MLDVKILRNEYARVEEALTKRGKSLDLIAGFTDMDTKRRELLQESETLKSRRNTVSAEVARLKKNRENADDLIVEMREVSDRIKAMDEEVRELEVKINDLTMAIPNIPNESVPVGASEDDNVEIRRWEEPKSFTFAPKAHWEIAQDLDILDFEAAAKVTGSRFTFYKGLGARLERALINFMMDLHSDQHGYEEILPPYIVNRDSLFGTGQLPKFEEDLFKLKDTEYYLIPTAEVPVTNYHREEILNVDQLPKHFVAYSSCFRSEAGSAGRDTRGLIRQHQFNKVELLKLSTPETSYEELEQMTQNAERVLQLLGLPYRVLTLCTADMGFTSAKTYDIEVWLPESNTYREISSCSNCEDFQARRANIRFRREPKAKPEFVHTLNGSGLAVGRTVAAILENYQQEDGTVVIPEALRPYMGGASVIARRS, from the coding sequence GTGCTTGATGTGAAAATATTGCGGAATGAGTATGCACGTGTAGAAGAAGCATTGACTAAACGAGGCAAATCGCTGGATCTTATCGCTGGGTTTACCGATATGGATACCAAACGTCGGGAATTGCTTCAAGAGAGTGAGACGCTGAAGAGCCGTCGGAATACGGTCTCTGCGGAAGTTGCTAGACTGAAGAAGAACCGCGAGAATGCTGATGATCTGATTGTGGAGATGCGCGAAGTCTCTGATCGAATCAAAGCCATGGACGAAGAAGTTCGTGAACTGGAAGTGAAGATCAATGATCTCACCATGGCAATTCCGAACATTCCTAACGAAAGTGTACCTGTTGGAGCTTCTGAAGACGACAATGTTGAGATTCGTCGTTGGGAAGAGCCAAAGTCATTTACTTTTGCACCAAAAGCCCACTGGGAAATTGCTCAGGATCTCGATATCCTGGATTTTGAAGCTGCTGCCAAAGTAACAGGATCTCGTTTTACCTTTTATAAAGGGTTGGGTGCCCGTCTGGAACGTGCATTGATTAACTTTATGATGGATCTGCACAGCGATCAACATGGATATGAAGAGATTCTGCCTCCATACATCGTTAATCGGGATAGCTTGTTTGGAACAGGTCAACTGCCGAAGTTCGAAGAAGATCTGTTCAAGTTGAAAGATACCGAATATTATCTGATCCCTACTGCTGAAGTTCCGGTAACGAACTATCATCGCGAAGAGATTCTGAATGTAGATCAATTGCCTAAGCATTTTGTGGCATACAGCTCTTGTTTCCGTTCTGAAGCCGGTTCGGCTGGACGGGATACACGCGGTTTGATTCGTCAGCATCAGTTTAACAAAGTAGAGCTGCTCAAGCTCTCTACTCCGGAGACTTCGTATGAAGAGTTGGAGCAGATGACTCAAAATGCGGAGCGTGTGCTTCAATTATTGGGATTGCCGTATCGCGTTCTGACATTATGTACCGCAGATATGGGCTTCACTTCAGCTAAAACGTATGATATCGAAGTATGGTTACCTGAGAGCAACACCTATCGTGAGATTTCTTCCTGCTCTAACTGTGAGGACTTCCAGGCACGCCGTGCCAATATCCGTTTCCGCAGAGAACCAAAAGCCAAACCGGAATTTGTGCATACATTGAACGGGTCAGGATTGGCCGTTGGACGGACGGTAGCCGCTATCCTGGAGAACTATCAACAGGAAGATGGTACGGTTGTTATTCCTGAAGCATTGCGTCCTTATATGGGCGGCGCAAGTGTGATTGCACGTCGCTCTTAA
- a CDS encoding small acid-soluble spore protein P yields MSKPKTIPVPEAQAAEQHHHSSKRSSMQEPLSGSKKVKNQNHVDHLNPQG; encoded by the coding sequence ATGAGCAAACCAAAAACAATTCCTGTACCGGAAGCGCAAGCTGCCGAACAGCATCATCATTCATCCAAACGTTCTTCCATGCAGGAACCATTATCCGGTTCCAAAAAAGTGAAAAATCAAAATCATGTGGATCATCTGAATCCTCAAGGTTAA
- a CDS encoding GNAT family N-acetyltransferase, producing MALTLYDTANGISLRLLTPQDTQSYLDLIQITRIPYQSVEPVREDDFYTLDVQTRRIEDRVKAAEEGTGYQFGIYTIKDSLLIGQVSLNNVVLGVANYADMGYFIHPDYQGGGRMTAAVKLAVAYGFLALKLNRVQAAVLASNKGSQRVLEKNGFQFEGTARKYLKINGKYQDHQIYAVLAEDLDELAD from the coding sequence ATGGCTCTAACACTCTATGATACAGCCAATGGCATAAGCCTTCGGTTGCTCACACCCCAGGATACACAATCCTATCTGGACCTGATTCAGATTACACGAATCCCATACCAGTCTGTAGAGCCCGTGCGAGAAGATGATTTCTATACATTGGATGTTCAGACTCGTCGGATTGAGGATCGGGTCAAGGCAGCAGAAGAAGGTACAGGATATCAATTTGGAATCTACACCATTAAAGACAGCCTGTTGATCGGACAAGTAAGTCTTAACAATGTCGTATTAGGCGTTGCCAATTATGCTGATATGGGCTACTTTATCCATCCAGATTATCAGGGCGGCGGGCGAATGACAGCAGCGGTTAAACTGGCCGTAGCCTATGGCTTCCTTGCGCTGAAGTTAAATCGGGTTCAGGCTGCGGTATTGGCGTCTAACAAGGGTTCGCAGCGCGTATTGGAGAAGAACGGATTCCAGTTTGAAGGTACGGCTCGCAAATACCTCAAGATCAATGGCAAATATCAGGATCATCAGATCTATGCTGTACTTGCTGAGGACTTGGATGAACTTGCGGATTAA